Proteins encoded together in one Armatimonadia bacterium window:
- the plsY gene encoding glycerol-3-phosphate 1-O-acyltransferase PlsY yields the protein MVGTAFAALVLAYLLAGIPIGLLVGRSRGIEDIRKYGSGNIGATNVLRVLGVKAGLAVWVSDCMKGVVPVLLGRHVFGLEGWWLGAVALAAIVGHCYSPYLKLSGGKGVATGLGAMIGLYWASGVCAFVLFVLIVARTRYISLGSILAAASIPVWMLVFHMPTSYVVFAALAATLIIFKHRGNLKRLIAGTERKFGHREPATGNPADGKR from the coding sequence TTGGTCGGCACTGCCTTTGCCGCACTAGTCCTGGCATATCTGCTCGCCGGCATTCCCATTGGTCTGTTGGTGGGGCGCAGTCGAGGCATCGAGGATATCCGCAAGTACGGGAGCGGCAACATCGGCGCGACCAATGTGCTGCGGGTGCTGGGAGTGAAGGCGGGGCTGGCCGTCTGGGTGTCGGACTGCATGAAGGGCGTCGTGCCGGTGCTGCTGGGGCGTCATGTGTTCGGGCTTGAGGGCTGGTGGCTGGGCGCTGTGGCTCTTGCTGCGATCGTGGGGCACTGCTACTCGCCCTACCTGAAGCTCAGCGGCGGGAAGGGAGTGGCCACCGGTCTGGGAGCGATGATAGGGCTGTACTGGGCTTCCGGCGTGTGCGCCTTCGTGCTGTTTGTGCTGATCGTGGCCCGGACGCGGTACATCTCGCTGGGCTCGATCCTGGCAGCTGCGAGCATTCCGGTGTGGATGCTGGTGTTCCACATGCCGACGTCCTACGTGGTCTTTGCAGCTCTGGCGGCGACGCTGATCATCTTCAAGCATCGCGGGAACCTGAAGCGTCTGATAGCGGGCACAGAGCGCAAGTTTGGTCACCGCGAGCCGGCTACGGGGAATCCGGCAGATGGCAAGCGATGA
- a CDS encoding UDP-3-O-acyl-N-acetylglucosamine deacetylase has protein sequence MRLADPVRRSLAQPAGPVTGLGVRAGFDVTVCLLPAEAGQGLLLERTDLDLQLPLHLSHALDLPSCTAIGTCAEDATLFVEHLMATLHVAGLTDLTVQVSGPEVPLLDGSARMWYELIRQAGVVSFNDPIAPVEVKAPVLLGEEHETAPWITAEPSTVPRFCYELHYDHPMIGHQEADFTVSQAGFGAELAAARTFAPAEELRQSIEAGILKGGSEENCLVIYGDHYSAPPTLPDAFARHKIMDMLGDLYLLGRPVWGAISGHRTGHLHNRRLLRSLEACDKV, from the coding sequence ATGCGATTGGCTGATCCCGTCCGTAGAAGCCTTGCGCAGCCTGCCGGCCCGGTTACCGGCCTCGGTGTCCGTGCCGGCTTTGACGTTACCGTGTGTCTGCTTCCCGCGGAGGCGGGTCAGGGCCTCCTGCTTGAGCGCACCGACCTGGACCTGCAACTGCCCCTGCACCTGAGCCACGCCCTTGACCTTCCCAGTTGCACGGCCATCGGCACCTGCGCCGAGGATGCTACCCTGTTCGTCGAGCACCTCATGGCCACCCTCCATGTGGCGGGCCTTACCGACCTCACCGTGCAGGTCAGCGGGCCGGAAGTCCCTCTTCTCGACGGTAGCGCGCGGATGTGGTACGAGCTGATCCGCCAGGCCGGCGTGGTCTCCTTCAACGACCCCATCGCCCCTGTGGAGGTGAAAGCGCCGGTGCTCCTTGGCGAGGAGCACGAGACCGCGCCCTGGATCACCGCCGAGCCTTCCACTGTCCCGCGCTTCTGCTACGAGCTGCACTACGACCACCCCATGATCGGCCATCAGGAGGCCGATTTCACCGTCTCCCAGGCAGGCTTCGGCGCCGAGCTGGCTGCCGCACGCACCTTCGCCCCGGCGGAGGAGTTGCGCCAGTCCATCGAGGCCGGCATCCTGAAGGGTGGAAGCGAGGAGAACTGCCTGGTCATCTACGGCGACCACTACTCCGCGCCGCCGACCTTGCCCGACGCCTTCGCCCGGCACAAGATCATGGACATGCTCGGCGACCTGTACCTCCTCGGACGCCCGGTGTGGGGCGCCATCAGCGGCCATCGCACTGGACACTTGCACAACCGCCGCTTGTTGCGCTCCCTGGAGGCCTGTGATAAGGTATAA
- a CDS encoding S24/S26 family peptidase codes for MRLLAILRHLLTVVKLTIIVVGALALLNFAMINSSRPLLRVAQVDGISMEPTLDHGEEAVFVRGPYKVGSVVLANVGDSQPVVKRVVVEIYGNIYLKGDNAEMTESYIVSPEDVVGVMAVHSGFRLPILQADDI; via the coding sequence ATGAGACTCCTTGCTATCCTTCGTCATCTACTGACCGTTGTCAAGCTGACCATCATCGTCGTGGGGGCTCTTGCCCTGCTCAACTTCGCCATGATCAACAGCTCACGTCCGCTCCTGCGGGTCGCCCAGGTCGATGGCATCTCGATGGAGCCAACGCTCGACCATGGCGAGGAGGCTGTCTTCGTCCGCGGTCCCTACAAAGTCGGCAGCGTCGTGCTGGCCAATGTGGGGGACAGCCAGCCGGTCGTCAAGCGCGTCGTCGTCGAGATCTACGGCAACATCTACCTCAAGGGCGACAACGCGGAGATGACCGAGTCCTACATCGTCAGCCCGGAGGACGTGGTCGGTGTGATGGCGGTGCACTCGGGCTTCCGCCTCCCCATACTGCAGGCTGATGACATCTAG
- a CDS encoding MFS transporter: MIRRFHRRLKAIHPDLPKYLVAILLISVCSGVFENTYNNYLFAQFKVSPTVRGNLEFIREFPGLLNAPLMGALSWMPETHLAGFSAWVTAIGMVGLGLKGSNWWLMLLCTIFWGVGSHLIMPVRSSLTMELGGQTKRARRLGQVGAVGIIGSIIGAVIVWIVFQKFGQGGPVEEGMIRPIDEWQFDLTFYIAAIACVGAGIFFHLLKTIGAHEKRPSFVLKRKYWLYYVLNVLFGARKQAFLTFGRWVIVTVYRQPPSAFAKLAIIASLIGIPFNQFLGHMVDRFGERKIMLTNAVLLVIVCLGYGTAEHLGLGPKAALLIVFVTYVMDQLLFALEMARDTYMSKIAETKDDLTASLSVGVTINHLVAMTVPSLGGLLWAKYGYEWVFVAAAVNSVIMGIFAAMVRVPRSVDLREEVHA; this comes from the coding sequence ATGATCAGACGCTTCCACAGACGTCTGAAAGCCATCCATCCCGACCTGCCCAAGTACCTCGTCGCCATCCTGCTGATCTCCGTGTGCAGTGGCGTCTTCGAGAACACCTACAACAACTACCTCTTCGCACAGTTCAAGGTCTCGCCCACGGTTCGCGGCAACCTGGAGTTCATCCGCGAGTTCCCAGGGCTGCTGAACGCCCCCTTGATGGGCGCTCTGTCCTGGATGCCTGAGACGCACCTGGCCGGCTTCTCCGCCTGGGTCACGGCCATCGGCATGGTCGGCCTGGGGCTGAAGGGGAGCAACTGGTGGCTGATGCTGCTGTGCACCATCTTCTGGGGAGTCGGCAGCCACCTCATCATGCCGGTGCGCTCCTCCCTCACCATGGAGTTGGGTGGTCAGACCAAGCGCGCCCGTCGCCTCGGCCAGGTTGGTGCAGTCGGGATCATCGGCTCCATTATCGGCGCAGTGATCGTCTGGATCGTCTTCCAGAAGTTCGGGCAGGGCGGCCCCGTCGAGGAGGGGATGATCCGCCCCATCGACGAGTGGCAGTTTGACCTCACCTTCTACATCGCCGCGATTGCCTGTGTCGGGGCCGGCATCTTCTTCCACCTGCTCAAGACCATCGGCGCCCACGAGAAACGTCCCAGCTTCGTCCTGAAGCGCAAGTACTGGCTCTACTACGTGCTGAACGTGCTCTTCGGAGCCCGGAAGCAGGCCTTCCTCACCTTCGGGCGCTGGGTCATCGTCACCGTCTATCGCCAGCCGCCCTCCGCCTTCGCCAAGCTCGCCATCATCGCCTCACTCATCGGCATACCCTTCAACCAGTTCCTCGGGCACATGGTCGACCGCTTCGGCGAACGCAAGATCATGCTAACCAACGCCGTCCTGTTGGTCATCGTATGCCTGGGCTATGGTACCGCCGAGCACCTCGGGCTGGGGCCGAAGGCCGCCCTGCTGATCGTCTTCGTGACCTACGTCATGGACCAGCTCCTCTTCGCCCTGGAGATGGCTCGCGACACCTACATGTCCAAGATCGCCGAGACCAAGGACGACCTCACCGCCAGTCTCTCGGTCGGCGTCACCATCAACCACCTGGTTGCGATGACCGTCCCTTCCCTGGGCGGCCTCCTGTGGGCGAAGTACGGCTACGAGTGGGTCTTCGTCGCTGCGGCGGTGAACTCCGTGATCATGGGCATCTTCGCTGCGATGGTCCGGGTGCCTCGCTCCGTCGATCTGCGCGAGGAGGTCCACGCCTGA
- a CDS encoding aldo/keto reductase, which yields MQYREYGKTGLTVSALGYGAMRLPKEEDEAVACMVKGLELGINYIDTAYGYGDGWSERMVGRAARQFGRDKIYLATKNPLQDETADGWWQRMERSLKDLDTDYIDFYKIVHSLGWESWEKFSKPGGPIEAMQKAKDQGLFKHVVFSCHDKPENLIKLIDLGFFEGFLVQYNLLDRQYEDAIAYAHEKGLGVEIMGPVGGGRLGSRSERLEGIVDSSSTAELALRFVLANPNVTIAFSGMSNMQQVLENCATASRDEALSAEEMQRIGQALEENKKLADLYCTGCNYCMPCPNNVGIPQIFSAMNMHRVWGLTDHARHIYRRLGPENRRGLMGADACVECGQCEPKCPQKIPIMQQLKESHEALGE from the coding sequence GTGCAATACCGCGAATACGGCAAGACGGGGCTGACGGTCTCCGCCCTCGGCTACGGCGCCATGCGACTTCCGAAAGAGGAAGACGAGGCCGTGGCCTGCATGGTCAAGGGCCTGGAGCTGGGCATCAACTACATCGACACCGCCTACGGTTACGGCGACGGCTGGAGCGAGCGGATGGTCGGTCGTGCCGCCCGCCAGTTTGGCCGCGACAAGATCTACCTTGCCACCAAGAACCCTCTGCAGGATGAGACTGCCGACGGCTGGTGGCAGCGTATGGAGCGGTCCCTCAAAGATCTCGACACCGACTACATCGACTTCTACAAGATCGTCCACAGCCTCGGTTGGGAGTCCTGGGAGAAGTTCTCCAAGCCCGGCGGACCCATCGAGGCCATGCAGAAGGCCAAGGATCAGGGTCTGTTCAAGCACGTCGTCTTCTCCTGCCACGACAAGCCCGAGAACCTGATCAAGCTCATCGACCTGGGCTTCTTCGAGGGCTTCCTGGTCCAGTACAACCTCCTCGACCGCCAGTACGAGGACGCCATCGCCTATGCTCACGAGAAGGGCCTGGGCGTCGAGATCATGGGACCGGTTGGCGGCGGACGCCTCGGCAGTCGCTCCGAGCGTCTCGAGGGCATCGTCGACTCCTCGAGCACCGCGGAGCTGGCCCTGCGCTTCGTCTTGGCCAACCCCAACGTCACCATCGCCTTCAGCGGCATGAGCAACATGCAGCAAGTGCTGGAGAACTGTGCCACGGCCTCGCGCGACGAAGCACTCAGCGCCGAGGAAATGCAGCGCATCGGCCAGGCGCTGGAGGAGAACAAGAAGCTCGCCGACCTGTACTGCACGGGCTGCAACTACTGCATGCCCTGCCCCAACAACGTCGGTATCCCCCAGATCTTCTCGGCCATGAACATGCACCGCGTCTGGGGTCTCACCGACCATGCGCGTCATATCTACCGCCGACTGGGGCCGGAGAACCGCCGTGGTCTGATGGGCGCCGATGCCTGCGTCGAGTGCGGTCAGTGCGAGCCCAAGTGCCCGCAGAAGATCCCCATCATGCAGCAGCTCAAGGAATCTCACGAGGCGCTTGGCGAGTAG
- the der gene encoding ribosome biogenesis GTPase Der yields the protein MPLPVVAIVGRTNVGKSTLFNRFVGKLSAVVEDFPGVTRDRLYARAEINVRPVTLVDTGGLVGGEGDILNEKVNRQAVQALEEADLLIVLMDGREGPTAQDHEIAEIVRRSGKPFVLAVNKMERPSADSYEFYELRLGEPIEVSAEQGFGIVDLEDAICDLLPKEVEEEAWREGEIGIAVVGRPNAGKSALINAILGEERLIVSDTPGTTRDAVDTWAEFDGTPIRLVDTAGLRRKGKRSQGTEFFSSLRTMRALERSHLALVVVDAIEGITAQDARVALEVYDAGRACIVVANKWDLVLKASFPEDAAPEDARSRQKHEKTVWNDFVRLARHELPFLQYVPIVPTCALTGEGISELLPMCKKVFGQFDLRVDTGPLNRCIRRATARHAPPTRGGRPLRVMYATQVRSRPPTIVLFVNEPKLMHFSYERYLLNAIRQEFGFEGTPVKLLLRGRKQEDGEPS from the coding sequence ATGCCCTTACCTGTTGTCGCAATCGTAGGCCGCACCAATGTAGGAAAATCGACCCTCTTCAATCGCTTCGTCGGGAAGCTGAGCGCCGTGGTGGAGGATTTCCCCGGGGTGACACGGGACCGGCTCTATGCTCGGGCGGAGATCAACGTTCGGCCGGTGACGCTGGTGGATACCGGCGGACTGGTCGGCGGCGAGGGCGACATACTCAATGAGAAGGTCAACCGCCAGGCCGTGCAGGCGCTGGAGGAAGCTGACCTGTTGATCGTCTTGATGGATGGCCGCGAGGGGCCGACGGCGCAGGATCACGAGATCGCCGAGATCGTGCGTCGCAGCGGCAAGCCCTTCGTGCTCGCGGTCAACAAGATGGAGCGACCGTCGGCCGACAGCTATGAGTTCTACGAGCTGCGGCTCGGCGAGCCGATTGAAGTCTCGGCCGAGCAGGGGTTCGGAATCGTTGACCTGGAGGACGCCATCTGCGATCTGCTCCCGAAGGAAGTGGAGGAGGAGGCCTGGCGGGAAGGTGAGATCGGGATCGCGGTCGTCGGGCGCCCGAATGCGGGCAAGTCGGCGCTCATCAATGCCATTCTGGGCGAAGAGCGGCTGATCGTCAGCGACACGCCGGGAACCACGCGGGACGCTGTGGACACCTGGGCCGAGTTTGACGGGACGCCGATTCGCCTGGTCGATACTGCGGGTCTGCGCCGCAAGGGCAAGCGCAGTCAGGGCACGGAGTTCTTCAGCTCCCTGCGAACGATGCGGGCCCTCGAGCGTTCGCACCTGGCGCTGGTCGTAGTGGATGCGATAGAGGGGATCACGGCCCAGGACGCCCGCGTGGCGCTGGAAGTGTATGATGCCGGGCGGGCCTGCATCGTGGTGGCGAACAAGTGGGACCTGGTGCTGAAGGCCTCCTTCCCGGAGGACGCTGCCCCGGAGGATGCGCGCTCCCGTCAGAAGCACGAGAAGACCGTTTGGAATGACTTCGTGCGGCTGGCGCGTCATGAGCTGCCCTTCTTGCAGTATGTGCCGATCGTGCCGACCTGCGCTCTGACCGGCGAGGGCATCAGCGAGCTTCTGCCAATGTGCAAGAAGGTCTTCGGGCAGTTCGACCTGCGCGTGGACACCGGTCCGCTGAATCGGTGCATACGGCGAGCGACGGCTCGACACGCTCCACCGACTCGGGGCGGTCGGCCCCTGCGGGTGATGTATGCCACGCAGGTGCGGTCACGACCGCCAACGATCGTGCTGTTTGTCAATGAGCCGAAGCTGATGCATTTTTCCTACGAGCGGTACTTGCTGAACGCGATTCGCCAGGAGTTCGGGTTCGAGGGAACTCCTGTGAAGCTGCTGCTGCGCGGACGTAAGCAGGAGGACGGCGAGCCGTCCTAA